CAGGCAAATGGACTCGATTTCCACGGACACTACGTGCTCACTCAGAAAGGAACCGCGGATCGTCCCATCTCAATCATTGCAGCGGGTGATGGCGAGGTGATATTCGACGGCAAAGGCAGCGACGGTAGCAACTACAACCTATTCAATGTAATGGCTGCGGACCATCACTACTTTGAGGGTATCACGATTAAAAATACCGATATCGGGTTCCTTGCGGGCTGGAAAAATGTGGGGGGCTCTTCAGGACTTTCCGTGGTCAACTGCAAAACGGAGGCAGTCGGGAATGTCGTCTTGACCCACTGGGCGGGATCCAACGATTTCTATATAGCCGACAACACCTTTATCGGCACGCATTCCCGCAAGGAGGTCCGCGGTTGGTCCAGGGTTGATCCACCTGCGCCCATCGACACCTACAACGCTGTCAAAGTCTACGGCCAGGGACATGTCGTCTGCCATAACTACATTGCCTATTATCATGACGGGATTTGCATCGATACTCACGGACGCCCACAGGGCGGCCCTGGCGAGCACTGCGCTTCCATCGACTTCTATAACAACGACATCTTTACAGTGGCGGACAATTTCATCGAGACGGACGGCGGCGCTCATAACATCCGGGTCTACGACAATCGAGGGATTAACGTCTGGCATTCGGCGCTGAGCAGCCAGCCGGTTTTCGGTGGCCCCGCCTACTTCATCAGAAACGTCGTCCATGCCGCGGGTGATTCCCTGAAATTCTCCGCACGTCCGACGGGAATGATGGTCTACAATAATACGTTCTGTTCGGAAACCAGACTTTCCTCGTACTCCAATGGTCACTTCAGGAACAATTTGTTTTTAGGGAACGACCAAGACAGTCCTACCCTCTCGAATATGAGCTACACCTCCTATACCTCTTTCGACTACAACGGCTACCGGAAAAAGCCCAAGGCGGAATCGCTTTTTAGCTGGGCTCAGCCAACAGATATGCTGCGTGATTATACACTGACTGCAGGAGGACGAGGATCACCCGAAACAGGTCGTAATCAAAGATTCAAGTCTCTTGAAGCATTCAGCGCGGCAACCGGTCAGGAAAAAAACGGTGTCATGCTCGACTACGATGTATTGGAAAGGGTGGAGCCACCTGACGCAAACAACAGGGCGCGCGTATTCCAACTGGAAGAATTCGATTTCCGCCTCAAGGCAGGATCAGCGGCAATAGATGCGGGCACCGAATTGCCATCACTGACTGACGGATTCGTCGGATCCGCTCCCGACCTGGGTGCCTACGAGTACGGCAAGCCGCTGCCGCATTATGGTCCTCGCACCCAATAAATCTCAAACATTGAAACCTTTGAGAAATCCGTATCGTTATCCTTAATACTTATACAATTATTAAGAACGGTCATTCAGAATCATGCATGCATACGCTTTAAGAACACCTTGGATTCTCGCACTCGCTATCCTGTTTCTGACAATTAGCCTTCAAGGGGCTAACCGCATCCTGATCAAGGCGGTGGCGTCCGAAGAATATGTCAAGCAACGGGCCTTGGATGATGAAAAGAAGATTCAAACCTACAACTTTTATGAAGGTCGGTTTTTCGGAGGCAATTCCAAGGACCGTAGCTTGGAGAGGTTTACCTTCATGGATATCATCCAGGACATGGCAATGCATCTGCAAAAACAAGGGTACTACAACAGTCCCGTCGTGGGTGAAGCGGACCTACTGATAGTGGTACACTACGGCGCCACCGATTATGAAGAATCCTTTTTCGACCTGATGGGCTACACCTCGTTTGAAGATATGGGTTATTCGGATGACATGGACGCCTCGGCAATGGCTGGATTCCAATCCAACCTAAGCTTTATGGATACCATGAACAGAGCCAACGATCAATCCCGCTATGGCAAGTCCCGCTTACTCGGAATGGAAGAAGCCTACATGCAAAGTACTCCCTCTTGGGAGAGGGAGGATTTGGAATGGCAGCTGACAGAATCCCGCTACTTCGTGATATTAATGGCCTATGACATGCCATTGTTAAAACAGGGAGAAACCAAATTGCTCTGGTCAACTCGATACAGCATCCGCGCCATCGGGCAGTCCTTCGACCAGGCGATCAAGGATATGAATCTGGTAGCTGCAGATTATTTTGGCAAAAACCTAAAAGGCCTCAACAAAACCCGCGTGACCGATAACTCTCATGTAGAATTCGGCGAGATCGAAGTGATCGGCGAAGAACGAGAATAAGGGAGAAATTTGATACTAAACCGCTCCACCATTTTACGGTATGGTTTAGTGATTGAAATTTGCTTGCTAAATGTAGGAGCAAACTTGTTCGCGACCCGAAAGCGCAACGATGCCTAAACGGGGTAACGAGTCCCAATACTACCACCAAAACAAACGCTGCCTATCCCGTATATAAGGGATCGCAGAATCTGACTTGGGTGGTAAAATGCATCCTAGTAGCTCGTTTCCCCAAGTACCCTATTCCCAGATCAGCAAAGGAAAGCTCATAATTTCAAACGCCTTTAAAGGTAGACGGCAACCGCTGACCATACTGACGAACATTAATAACAGATAACAGCTACGAAACTTTGACAACCGTATATGGGTTTAGGGAAATCAGCATGAAAACCACGATCGAACTACCGGATCCACTGGTAAAAGAGGCGAAGCGAATTGCCCTGGAGCGAGGTCAAACACTCAAGGATGTGATGATCAGCGCATTGAAATCCGAAGTTAATCGGGTCAAAAAGGATGAACTTCTAAACTGGGTCCAAGGTATCCGAAAAGAGTTTAAAGATACTGGCTGGAAGAGCGCAGACCAGTACGTAGCAGAACAAAGGCGCGGGTGGGAATGAAGGCCTTTGGGGACACTAATCTTTTCATCTACCTTTGGGAAAACTCAGACTACACCGAAAAAGTCCTTCAACTTGCCCGGCAATATTCAGCTAGTGGAGTCGAGCTTTGTACATCCTAATTAAGTCTGGGAGAAATTCTCGTGAACCCATTTTCCGAAGGAAAATTGGACCAGGTCGAAGCTTATGTGCGGAAGTTCCAGGAAATTGAAATCATTCCTTTTGGTCAAAGGGAGGCTGTCACTTTTGCCAGGCTCCGCAGCCAATTCACCACCTTTAAACCTCCGGATGCCATACAGCTAAGTTGCGCATTGGAAACCGGAGTCAACCAGTTCGTAACGAACGATGATCGCCTGAGCCGTCTAGAGCTGGAAAGCATGACCATTTCCAGCCTGAACAAAGCGCTCTCTGGTTAACATCAGATGGATCTCGACGGCTGGAATATTTGAAATAGGAACAATGAATGAGCCCTTTCAACTCCCCGACCTCCTTCAACTCTTCATGCTCCGGGTTTACATCCCCTGATGATAAGGTTTTGCGGTGAACTCTTATGGGTTCCCCGAACGCCAAAATAATCGGTCTTGACCGTATATCCCATGTAGATACTTTTTGTTTCTATGAAAACGAAAGTTGCTCGATGGGGAAACAGTCTTGCACTACGGTTGCCCAAACAAATGACAGCCAGCTACCAACTTTCCGAAGGGAGCGACGTAGAGATTGTCGAGGAAGCCGAAGGCATACTGGTTAAGCCGGTTTCCAAAAGGCAATTTCAATTGGATGATCTCCTGAAGGGTGTAACCAAAAAGAATTCGCATGACGAATTTACCTCTGGCGGTCCGCGAGGAAAGGAGATTTGGTGAGCAGGTATGTTCCCGCGGAAGGGGATCTGGTCTGGCTTGATTTCAATCCTCAGGCTGGTCACGAACAAGCAGGCCATCGACCCGCAATTGTCCTATCCAGAAAAGCATACAACCGCAAAACCGGTTTGGCTGTATTTTGTCCCATCACCTCGAAGATAAAGGGCTACCCATTCGAAGTCCCGGTTTTAGGCCAAAAGATCCAAGGCGCGGTTCTGGCCGATCAGGTGAAAAGTTTCGATTGGTCTGTGAGAAGAGCAAAATTTATTGAACGAGCAAACGCTGATGTTTTCGAGGAAGTTGTCGGCAAATTATATGCCATAATAGGTTAAGAAAGAAGGCTTCTTTTTGAAGAAAACAACACCTTCATAAATCGCACCGGTCAG
The Verrucomicrobiota bacterium genome window above contains:
- a CDS encoding AbrB/MazE/SpoVT family DNA-binding domain-containing protein, coding for MKTKVARWGNSLALRLPKQMTASYQLSEGSDVEIVEEAEGILVKPVSKRQFQLDDLLKGVTKKNSHDEFTSGGPRGKEIW
- a CDS encoding PIN domain-containing protein, with the translated sequence MNPFSEGKLDQVEAYVRKFQEIEIIPFGQREAVTFARLRSQFTTFKPPDAIQLSCALETGVNQFVTNDDRLSRLELESMTISSLNKALSG
- the mazF gene encoding endoribonuclease MazF translates to MVSRYVPAEGDLVWLDFNPQAGHEQAGHRPAIVLSRKAYNRKTGLAVFCPITSKIKGYPFEVPVLGQKIQGAVLADQVKSFDWSVRRAKFIERANADVFEEVVGKLYAIIG